GCGATGTCGGCCGCCCTCGACGGCTACAAGGTGCTGGTGATCGATCTGGACAGCCAGGGCTCGATGACCTCGATCTTCGGCGGCCGCGTGGAGGACGAATGGCAGACCGCCTTCCCGCTGCTCGCGCGCCACTACGGCGAGCATCTCAGGGCCGAGAACCAGCGCCGCCTTGACCGCGGCGACGCCCCGCAGCCGCTGGACGAAGCGCTGGATGCGGCGATGGAGATGACCGCAGGCGACGTGATCCAGCCCACCCACTGGCCCAGCATCGACCTCATTGGCGCCCAGCTGAACCTCTACTGGGCGGAGTTCCAGATCCCGGTCTGGCGGATGGCGGCGCGCTCCTGGAAGCTGTGGGACGCGCTGACCGAGCGGCTGGAGGCGGACGGGGTGCTGGACCAGTACGACGTGATCTTCATCGACACGCCGCCCGCGCTCGGCTACCTGACCATCAACGGGCTGTCAGCTGCCGACATCCTCCTGGTGCCGATGGGCGCGTCGTTTCTGGAGTTCGACAGCACCGGGCGCTTCTTCGACATGCTGCATTCCACCTTCGCCTCCATCGAGGAGGGCGAGAACCTGGCCGCGCGGGCCCTCGGCCGGCCCGGCCTCAATTTCGAATGGGATGCGGTGCGCACCGTCATCACCCGCTATGACGGCGCCCAGCAGGGCGAGCTGGCGGCGCTCATGCAGGCCTACATGGGGCCGGTGC
This DNA window, taken from Leisingera thetidis, encodes the following:
- a CDS encoding AAA family ATPase — encoded protein: MARDIHKPGSSLPPYFGIDPDAALADLGAPASTAGFAEIAAACAQGRADLASRGLNEEGRKELRLFSTWEITRYLIPVAQAHFRRVLKANPDLPQGRSETEGGAKWFTLDEVLRLRAHFGAQGSKAKDYLPYRPEGLPAKMVAVANFKGGVGKTSTAAHLAMSAALDGYKVLVIDLDSQGSMTSIFGGRVEDEWQTAFPLLARHYGEHLRAENQRRLDRGDAPQPLDEALDAAMEMTAGDVIQPTHWPSIDLIGAQLNLYWAEFQIPVWRMAARSWKLWDALTERLEADGVLDQYDVIFIDTPPALGYLTINGLSAADILLVPMGASFLEFDSTGRFFDMLHSTFASIEEGENLAARALGRPGLNFEWDAVRTVITRYDGAQQGELAALMQAYMGPVLSPHKQDFTALIGQAGEQVSGIYEADYRDFNRETYARGRETFDETYAAFKKLLAGVWRREVLQQQRAAE